The following nucleotide sequence is from Nycticebus coucang isolate mNycCou1 chromosome 8, mNycCou1.pri, whole genome shotgun sequence.
acctcggcctcctaagtgctaggattacaggcgtgagccatagtgcccagccttttctcttttcattctttattttattttatttgagagaaAGTCTCAATGTGTCACCttggctaaagtgccatggtgtcatagctcacagcaacctcaaactcttgggctcaagccatccttttgccccggcctcccaagtagctaggactacaggctccctcccaaatgcccagatagtttttctatttttagtagaggcggggtctcactcttggtcagccttatctcaagctcctgagctcaagtgatcctcctgcctcagcctccaaagattATAGTCATAGGCTCCCACACACGgcttcattttgatttttcaaaaattaatgatTATGATCTGCTTAATTGATTTAAAGACCCACTGATGGATGTTGACTTTGAAAAGTACTGCCTTAGGCCCTGACCTGTCTACCTGTTTGTGACAAGATCTACCTCTGGTCATTGGAAGTGACAGTCTCTGATCATTGGGCTGTCATGTGTTATGTAGAGAGACATGCAGCTTTTCTACATTTGTTCTTCCCTTTGCAGAGGGAAAGGCACTTATgttaaagtaaagcaaaaattcaacactgttaatgtttttatatattttctttctttttttttttttgtagagacagagtctcactttatggccctcggtagagtgccgtggcatcacacagctcacagcaacctccaactcctgggcttaagcgattctcttgcctcagcctcccaagtagctgggactacaggcacccgccacaacgcccaggtattttttggttgcagtttggccggggccgggtttgaacccgccaccctcggcatatggggccggcgccttaccgactgagccacaggcaccgccctgtttttatatattttcttcttgagtttttttaatgcctaatgattttatttttgttttctacatataaaaataatacattatcaTTAAGTTTAGAAAAATACGAGAAAGCAGAATAACATTTGGCCATAATCCCATTCCCTAGAGCAGCTACTTGAATATTTCCTTCCATTGCTTTTGCATGAATGCCGTAACTGAAACCATGCTCACTGTATGTACAATTTGGTTGAAGGTTTagtctttttcttaaaatggTAACTTTGattatatacataatacatactttggggaaaaaataatatagaaattgtaaaatatgaaagtatacgttatcgggcggcacctgtggctcagtgagtagggcgccggccccatatgccgagggtggcgggttcaaacccagcgccggccaaactgtaataaaaaaaataataataataatagctggggcagctcctgtggctcagtcggtaaggcgccagccccatataccgagggtggcgggttcaaacccggcccggctgaactgcaaccaaaaaatacctgggcgttgtggcgagcgcctgtagtcccagctacttgggaggctgaggcaagagaatcgcttaagcccaggagttggaggttgctgtgagctgtgcgatgccacggcactctactgagggccataaagtgagactctgtctctacgaaaaaaaaaaaaaatagccgggtgttgtggcgggtgcctgtagtcccagctgctcaggaggctgaggcaagagaatcgcttaagcccaggagttggaggttgctgtgagctgtgtgatgcaatggcactctaccaagggccataaagtgagactctgtctctacaaaaaaaaaaaaaaatagccgggtgttgtgatgggcacctgtagtcccagctgctcggaaggctgaggcaagagaatcgcgttaagcccaagagttagaggttgctgtgagctgtgtgacatcatgacactctacccaagggcggtacagtgagactgtctctacaaagaaaaaaaaagaaagtatacatTATCATGTATGTtatgaatatataatatgtagtataattatatattttctgcCTACCCAGAAATAACTACtgtaacattttctattttctataattttctctagGCATATATATTCACTTTTATGAAATGATTCATGTTCTAACTAACCATGTTTTGTTCTCTTAATGTATCAGGAGCTTAGTTTCATACCAATAAatgatcatttattcatttatgtatcttTTGAGATAGACTCATGGTCTGTCGTACCTGGTCtccagtgcagtggtgtcatcgtagctcatttacaacctccaacttttcagctcaagcgatcctcctgcctcagcttcccaagtggctagaCCAACAGGCATgcagcactgtgcctggctaatttttaaaatcttttgtagagatagggttttatTACTgtccaggctgatttcaaactcctaagctcaagcaatccttccaccttggcctctgaaagtgctaggattacatccatgagccactgtgcccagcccatttatatcattttaaaaaacattcttaacACAGAAAGTAGCAGAAATAGTACAGAGATCTCCTATGTACTCTTTATATAGATTTaccaggttttttgtttatttggttggttgggttttcttttttttgagacagagtttcactagttgatacagagtgctgtggtgtcatagctcacagcaacctcaaactcttgggcttaagagattctcttgcctcagcctcccaagtagctggggctacagtcacccactacaacgcccggctattttttgttgcagttgtcattgttgtttagcaggcccgggccagtttgaacctgccactcttggtgtatatggctggcactgcaaccactgtgctatgggtgctgagccagatttaccagtttttaatattttgttgtgtttgctttattttctgtgagtaccttgagttttttttttttttttttagagatagtgtctcattatttcgccctccgtagagtgctgtggcatcacatctcacagcaacctccaattcctgggcttcagtgattctcttacctcagcttcccaagtagttgggactacaggcacctgccacaacgcccagctatttttttttgcagtttttggccggggctgagtttgaacccaccacccctagcttatggagccagtgccctactcctttgagccacaggtgctgcccctggctattttttcgttgcagtttggctggggttgggtttgaacccgccaccctcagtttatggggccggcgccctacccactgagccacaagcgccacgcaagatttttttttttaaccatttgatAAGGAGGTTAAATACAATGTATCATGCTTCTTTACCCCTTAATACTTCTATGTGGCTGGGCTCcatggttcatacctgtaatcttagcactctgggagccaaagtgggtggattgcttgagttcacaagttcaagaccagcctgagcaagaacaagacctgatctctactcacaatagaaaaactagccaggcattgtggcagatgcctgtagtcccagctactcgggaggatgagggaagagaattgcttccTTAAGTTGATACACTATATCCaacctagagtttgaggttgctctgtgctatgatgatgccacacactctaccgagggcaacaagatGAGACtgcttcttgaaaaaaaaaaaaaaaattacagtcttTGGCAGCGTTTCCTCTGTAGTACAGGACCTGGTCCATGGTCACATAATCGTTGGcatcatcatttattttttattttttttttttgtggtttttggccggggctgggtttgaacccgccacctccggcatatgggagtggctccctactccttgagccacaggcacggcacggcatcatcatttttaatagataCATTTTCATCTTCTAAATCTATTTCATTTGTCTTCTCCTGATTATCCTTAGGTTGTTTGCagttgtgttttgtgttttgttttgattcaGGGTCTCACCAGGCCCACGTGCAATGAtgtcatcataattcacagcagcctcaaactcctgggctcaagtcctcttgtctcagcctcccaagtagctgtgactacaggtgcctgccactgcacccagctaattttctgtatttgtagagacaggctcttgctcttgtttaggctagtcttgaactccttggcctcaagtgatctatCTGCCTCCAAAGCCTTCCAAAGTGtgaggattatagacatgaatcACTGCGCCCAGCCATTCAGGTTGATTTTTAAGGGACAAAAGAGGACCATAAACACTtgtacttgtaaatattttccacATTAGCATATTGTAAAATGTATTTGCAGACATGGAAATGGTGGGTTTAAGGAtggaatccattttcttttttttcttcctaataagAAAGTTGGCCCTAAAATGCTGGATCATGAAGGGAAAGAAGTCCCAGGAAACCGAGGTTACAAGTACTTTGGAGCAGCAAAAGATTTGCCTGGTGTTAGAGAGTTATTTGAAAAAGAACGTAAGTAACTAATACTTGTGAAGATTTTAGCTTCTGATTGTTAGTATACTCATGAGTTGATATACTATATACTAAACTCTCTTCTTACATTTTTTCTTAGCAGCCGTATTGTGTAGTAATTATTGTTCCTGGATTTTAAGAGAAACCATAAGCACTGGCATTGAAATCATAGGTCCAGGGCACACAGTTGGGGCTGAAAGTGAACCCAGGATTGGCTGGTGCCAAATTTCACACTCTGTGCATATACCCATCTGTGGGTCTGGATGAGAGGCTTCTCTGATGCTTCCCAAAGCTGTTCTTAAGTTCATCAAATAAAGCTCATGTTTCAGTTACTTATTAGTTGAAAGAATTATAactgaagaacaaaagaaatagccaggcgttgtggcaagtgcctgtagtccacctacttggtaggctgaggcaagaagattgcttgagcccaagaatttgaggttgctgtgagctatgacgccagagctctctacccagggtgacaaagtgaggctgtgttttaaaaaaaaaaagtaatactgtGAAGTCCATCTCTGTCCATAAAGGTTTGCTagcttgtgtttgtttttatttttaattaggataaatacctttttttttttttttttgtagagacagagtctcactgtaccgccctcggtagagtgccgtggcgtcacacggctcacagcaacctccaactcctgggcttacgcgattctcttgcctcagcctcccgagtagctgggactacaggcacccgccacaacgcccggctatttttttgctgcagtttggccggggccgggcttgaacccgccaccctcggcatatggggctggcgccccactcactgagccataggcgccgcccaggataaataccttttaaaaggACTCATTGGGTCAAAGCTCTGATTTAAGAAAGAGGTGCACCACTTACAGAATCCCATGAATAGTATAGAGAAGTGACTATTTCATGGTATTTTCATGAATGTACTTGTTATATGGCTGTGTAGTGCTATGTCAGGACCAGGCTTGGCTCAAGTGTGATTGTGACTTGGGAATTCAGCTAAGTTACTGCTGTTTCTTGTagctcttcctcctcccagaaAAACACGTGCTGAGCTCATGAAGGCGATTGATTTTGAGTACTACGGTTACCTAGATGAAGATGATGGCGTTATTGTGCCTTTGGAACAGGAATATGAAAAGAAACGTAGGTCTCTGGGCATTTCTTTTCATGATAGATGGCATCTGATTTCTGTTCTTGCATTTGAAAACAGGGTTTTCAGTAGTGTTTTATGCCAGAAGGGAGCTTTCTTTGCTGCTAATGGTATTCAGATATAATAGTTAGCTAATTCCCCTGACCCTCTTGTGGTCAAGACAGGCAGGGCTATGTTGGACCAGAAGTAGTAGTTTGGGGAAGCCAGAAGACCCACATTCAGACTGGTCTTTCACTCACTTCGGTAGCTTTTGGATCTGCTGTGGGGTTATTGATGTAGAACAAGAAGGCGCCACCATGTGAGCACGTCTTCCACCCCAGACCCCGTGCTAGGCATTTAACAAGCCACCTTAGAAGCCTCATGATAGCCGAGTGAGGACTATGTTAGTGCTAATCCCCAGGGGACACATCCAGCTGTGACTCTGGAGACCAGCTGGCCAGTGTTGGAGCTCCTTTCCAGCGTGctggcctctgcctcctccaTTTTCAGGTGGGCATCTTGGGAAGCCACTCGGGTTGCTGGACTGGGGAGGATCCAAGGATGTTGCCTGAATAGCTCCCTTGTTCGCAACGTCAAGCCAGAGCTGTTGTGGGACCTACTGCCCCCACATCCGTTTCCCACTCAGGGCAAtaagggcagaaggagggtgtCCCTTTCCAGAGGGGCCATGGTGGCCTTTCCTGCACAGTGTGGAAAGTTTGTATAGACCCTGGAATAAGAAGCACTTGGTCTGCTTTGTCTTCAGTTAGAGCCGAATTAGTGGAAAagtggaaagcagagagagaggctCGGCTGgcaagaggagaaaaggaagaagaggaggatgaggaggaagaaatcaaCATCTATGCTGTCACCGAGGAGGAGGTATTGGAGCTGATCCCCTTGGTGCTCCCTGCCTTATGCTCTGAGCCATGAAGTGTGGTGGGGGGAGGTTTGGCGCAGAGACTAGGTGGGTTCCAAGCCCAGCTTGCTTGCGTGTGGAATGGCTGTGAAGACCACTTTACAGGGTTGCAGGGAGGCCTTCAGAAGGGAGTGGCTCTGAGACCACGTCGTCACCTGTGCCTTACTCCagagtttccttccttccttccttcttagaGACAGGTGCCGTGCCAGTTTTAGCCTGTGACCTCGATGTCTGTCGAGTGGCAGTGCCAATACCTCTTTCATAGTCTAATGTCCCTGTTTTACTAATGGAAACTGGAATTCCTGCCTCTTAGGCAGAACCTCCAGGCCCCAGGCTCTTCTGCAGGGCCTGGCATGTGGATGCCTTGCTACCCAGATAGGTCCAGAGAGATCAGATTTGCTCGTCTTTGCCCACACACAGGTAATGGGTCAAGTCCCATGTGAGGAGCTTGCAGTGGCATCTCTGAAGCAGGCTCAGAGAGATTTAGGGATTCAGGCCCCTGTTCAGGTCTCACTGATCCGCAAGGGTCAGTGAAGGGTCTGCAGCAACTTGGGAGCATGCCACCGAGGACTTTAAGTGCGAACGTTCATTTGCTCTCAGCAGGTGTTTGGTGAGTAGCTACTGTGAGCCAGTCTCATGGTAGGTGCAGAGTTTGGCATGTGGCTCACAGCCTGGGGGAGCAGTCAGTGTGCAGAGACAATGAATGGCAGCCCCTGGGCAACAGCTGGGTGCAGGAGCAGCCTGTGGAGGTTTTGCTGGGGAGTTCACCCTTCAGCCCAGATGTAGCCCAGATTTTCCAACGGGGGAACCGAgtgctctagggcagtggttcacGACCCtcaggaactgtagtaaagggctgcagcattaggaaggttgagaaccactgctctaggggctCCTGTGATCAGTGTGAGGGAAAGATGACAGGCCAGTGGGGCCAAAGTGCAGAAAGCATGAATGCAGTGTACAAGCGGAGGTTGAGGAGTGGAGCGGATATGCAGGCCTGCATTTTGGAGAAGAGCAGTGGAAAGCCACTGGAGgatggtttctgtttttcttttgtaataattACACATTTGCAGAAAGCTGCTAAGACAGTATcaggtgtgggcggcgcctgtggctcagtgagtagggcgccggccccatatgctgagggtggcgggttcaaacccagccccggccaaactgcaacaacaacaaaaaaattagctgggcgttgtggcaggcgcctgtagtcccagctactcgggaggctgaggcaagagaatcgcctaagcccaagagttagaggttactgtgagccatgtgatgccacggcactctaccgagggcggtacagtgagactctgtctctacaaaaaaaaaaaaaaaagacagtatcaGGTGGGCATGCTGGTAtatgcttgtagtctcagcagCTTGGGTggctaaggccaggagtttgaggctgcagtgtggTGATTAtatctgtgaatagccactgcacttcagcctgggcgaCACTGAGATCCTgactcttaataataaaaaaaaaatggcttagtgcccatagcacagtgattacggtgccagccacatacaccaaggttggtgggtttcaaacccagcctgggtcagctaaacaacaatgacaactgcaacaaaaaaatagctgggtgttgtggtgggtgccagtagtcccagctacttgggaggctgaggcaagacaatcacttaagcccaagagttggaggttgctgtgagctgtaacatcatggcactctactgagggtgacatagtgagactgtgtctcaaaaaaaagaaaaaaaaaaagatagcacaGAGAAATTCTGTGTACCTTTTGCCTAATCACCCCCAGTAGTTGCAGCTTATGTAGTTCTAGTGGcagcaaaaccaggaaattgacattgAGTTCCGCATCATTTTATTATATGTGTAGATCCGTGTGACTGAAGTGCAGTCACATTACAAAACTGTCCCCTCCACACAAAAACCCCTGTGCTGCCCCTTCACAGACACAGCTTACCTTCCCACCACCGCTCACTGCAGCAAAGCCTAACTTGTCTCCAGCTCTAAGATTTTGTCATTTCAGAATGTTTTGTTAGTGAGATCATACTGTGTGTCACCTTTGGAGATGGCCTGTATATAACAGCATGATGCCCTGAGATCCAGCTGGCTGTGGACCTCAGTAGTACAGTGTTTCCCAGAAGTCTTCCCTAGAGTTCCCATACCTAGAGAAAATGGGGACTTgtagctaaatgtgcctttatCTACAAAGTGTTCATcacaacattttacaaagaggtggcccaCAGGTAGAGAagtgtttgtaaatattttgtaaaattttgtgatgaatattttttaatgaaatattcataatgaatattttgtaaataaaggtacatttagctacgaTTTCCCATCtcccctatgtatggcaactgtAGGGGTGACTATTGAGACACCctatatattctttttcattcctgagcACTATTCCAGATACAGAGGTGTGCAAGGCCTAAGTGTGCAGATCACTGGGTTTTCACACACCCACATGGCCAATACCAGTGACAAAGCAGAACTTGACCTTTGCCTCAGACGATTGCTTCTGCGCCAGGGCTCAACTCTCCTGACTTTTGCTGACCCACGGGTTTTGCCTGTGTCTGCATGTTAGTGTGCGCCTGTGTCTGCATGGAGTAGTGTGCACCTGTGTCTGCATGGAGTAGAGTGCGCCTGTGTCTGCATGGAGTAGAGTGCGCCTGTGTCTGCATGGAGTAGAGTGTGCCTGTGTCTGCATGGAGTTGAGTGCGCCTGTATCTGCATGGAGTAGTGTGCGCCTGTGTCTGCATGGAGTAGAGTGCGCCTGTGTCTGCATGGAGTAGTGTGCGCCTGTGTCTGCATGGAGTAGTGTGCGCCTGTGTCTGCATGGAGTAGAGTGCGCCTGTGTCTGCATGGAGTAGAGTGCGCCTGTGTCTGCATGGAGCAGAGTGCGCCTGTGTCTGCATGGAGCAGAGTGCGCCTGTGTCTGCATGGAGTAGTGTGCGCCTGTGTCTGCATGGAGTAGCGTGCGCCTGTGTCTGCATGGAGTAGAGTGCGCCTGTGTCTGCATGGAGTAGTGTGCGCCTGTGTCTGCATGGAGTATTGTGCTCTCTGGTGTCTGCATGGAGTAGCGTGCGCCTGTGTCTGCATGGAGTAGAGTGCGCCTGTGTCTGCATGGAGTAGAGTGCGCCTGTGTCTGCATGGAGTAGTGTGCGCCTGTGCCTGCATGGAGTATTGTGCTCTCTGGTGTCTGCATGGAGTAGCGTGCGCCTGTGTCTGCATGGAGTAGAGTGCGCCTGTGTCTGCATGGAGTAGCGTGCGCCTGTGTCTGCATGGAGTAGAGTGCGCCTGTGTCTGCATGGAGTAGCGTGCGCCTGTGTCTGCATGGAGTAGAGTGCGCCTGTGTCTGCATGGAGTAGCGTGCGCCTGTGTCTGCATGGAGTAGAGTGTGCCTGTGTCTGCATGGAGTATTGTACTCTCTGGTGTCTGCATGGAGTAGCGTGCGCCTGTGTCTGCATGGAGTAGAGTGCGCCTGTGTCTGCATGGAGTAGAGTGCGCCTGTGTCTGCATGGAGTAGAGTGCGCCTGTGTCTGCATGGAGTAGTGTGCGCCTGTGTCTGCATGGAGTATTGTGCTCTCTGGTGTCTGCATGGAGTAGCGTGCGCCTGTGTCTGCATGGAGTAGAGTGCGCCTGTGTCTGCATGGAGTAGAGTGTGCCTGTGTCTGCATGGAGTATTGTACTCTCTGGTGTCTGCATGGAGTAGCGTGCGCCTGTGTCTGCATGGAGTAGAGTGCGCCTGTGTCTGCATGGAGTAGCGTGCGCCTGTGTCTGCATGGAGTAGAGTGTGCCTGTGTCTGCATGGAGTAGCGTGCGCCTGTGTCTGCATGGAGTAGCGTGCGCCTGTGTCTGCATGGAGTAGAGTGCGCCTGTGTCTGCATGGAGTAGAGTGCGGCTGTGTCTGCATGGAGTAGCGTGCGCCTGTGTCTGCATGGAGTAGTGTGTGCTTTCTGGTGTCTGGTGCCCCTGGGgatttgtgtggtttttgttgtGGGGCTGAAACACCACAAGGGCTGCTGTGACCTTCCTCGTTCCGTGCTGTGCGTCTGTGGTGTACGTGCTGAGGAGCAGAACTGCCAGGTCTCAGGGTAGCCGTGAGGTTTGATATATCAGTTTCCCAGCGTGATCATACCAATTCATACTCCTTCCAACAGCATGTGCCTCCAAAGTCTGTTGATTCCCGTTCACACTGCTAGCCAGAGTGGGCACTGATTGTGGGGGTCTCTGGCACAGAGCCTGTCAAAAGCGGGCTTCTGACACGCTGTGGGAGTCCTTTCTCTCACCTCCAAGTCTATAGCTATAGTTATTAGTAATTTGTATTGACTCAACTCAGAAGCCTGAGCTGGTCTTCTTTCTACATGTgttatatgttttaaatttaaaattttaaaaatagccaggcatagtggctcgctcttgtaatcccagcactatgggaagctgaggcaggaggattttttgaactcaggagtttgaggcttatctgagtgagagtgagaccccgacctatgaaaaaaatggaaaaacccagccaggtgccacAGCAagcacctataattccagcagccgtggaggctgaggcagcaggatgcccacagccagagtctgaggtCTCAGTGAGCTACAACAatattgcactctgctcagggcgtAGAGTAGAACTGTGTCTtgacaaaaagcaaacaaaattttaaaaataggtgatACATTCACAAGGTTCAAAACCAAGAAAGTGTACAAAGGTACAAAGATAACAAAGGTTATCCTTCCTGTTCCTGCCCTCATCTACCTAGTTCTCACTGGTGTTGtgagtttctgttctttttcccttccttatATAAAAAGTAGTATAATGTATGCTGTgtgctgttgcttttttttttttttttcttttctgggtgtcactccatcacccaggcagggctcagcctcctgagtagctgggatgataggcacatgccaccacaccgagctaatttaaaaattttttgtacaAATGGAGTCTTCCTGTGCTGCTCAGCccggtcttcaactcctgacctcaggcggTCCTCCAGCCTCGGCCTTCAGCAGTGCTGGGATCGCAGGCACAAGCCACCGTGCAtggcccattttctttttttacttagtaATGTGCCTTGAGTACAGAACTTCctcattccctttttttcttttaaatagctgCAGAGTAGTACATCTTCCAAGGGTAGTATGTCTCATAGAGGTACCAGCACTTACTTAGCTGGCCTCCTGCTGAGGGACTTCTGTTGTTCTGTTCTGATTGTAGTCGGATGAGGAAGGCAGCCAGGAGAAAGGCGGGGATGACGGGCAACAGAAGTTCATCGCCCACGTGCCTGTGCCATCACAGCAAGAGGTAGGACTGCAGCTATGGGCTCCCCCAGGTCATGACAGGGTGTGGGGCCCAGAAGGAGCGGGATTCTGCTTTAGAGGAAACCAATGAATGCTTTCTGTTGTCAGATGTTTCCAACGGGAGGGAGTTGGAACTCTTGGGGACCGTCTAGGGATTTGAATCAGACCTCCTGAGGGACTCCTCTCACTAGGACTTCCTTCTGGCTGGGTTCTGGCAGAGG
It contains:
- the ISY1 gene encoding pre-mRNA-splicing factor ISY1 homolog codes for the protein MARNAEKAMTALARFRQAQLEEGKVKERRPFLASECTELPKAEKWRRQIIGEISKKVAQIQNAGLGEFRIRDLNDEINKLLREKGHWEVRIKELGGPDYGKVGPKMLDHEGKEVPGNRGYKYFGAAKDLPGVRELFEKEPLPPPRKTRAELMKAIDFEYYGYLDEDDGVIVPLEQEYEKKLRAELVEKWKAEREARLARGEKEEEEDEEEEINIYAVTEEESDEEGSQEKGGDDGQQKFIAHVPVPSQQEIEEALVRRKKMELLQKYASETLQAQSEEAKRLLGY